A genomic window from Silene latifolia isolate original U9 population chromosome Y, ASM4854445v1, whole genome shotgun sequence includes:
- the LOC141631954 gene encoding protein FAR-RED IMPAIRED RESPONSE 1-like, with protein sequence MGGKEPEYIITDQDPGIIKYVPLVFKTVRHRFCMWHIMNKMPSKFGVSRSDYNEFMCKINDIIWDDELEAEEFDGIWEKIIEDHGVGVNDWFADTYAIRGQWVMAHCRDLRMASIMRTTQRSESENSLFKRFEHMSGTLVEFWMRFESAMDQQRHTQKQLDNMDKHSDTTFNVHTYMIALSDDTGTRKASCSCTMFERTGILCRRIISIFSASGIKTIPEDYVVNRWMKEYLRLRIFNTNGEGTENMQVIDEKQIAMSIMCGEVHEVVGLLRNKGVAML encoded by the exons ATGGGGGGTAAGGAACCCGAGTACATAATTACAGATCAGGACCCAGGTATTATCAAATATGTCCCTCTTGTTTTCAAGACAGTGCGCCATCGGTTctgtatgtggcatataatgaacaaaatgCCCAGTAAGTTTGGCGTCTCGAGAAGTGATTATAATGAGTTCATGTGTAAAATTAatgacattatatgggacgatgaGCTTGAGGCAGAAGAATTTGATGGTATCTGGGAGAAAATAATTGAAGATCATGGTGTTGGCGTAAATGATTGGTTTGCAGATACATATGCTATAAGGGGACagtgggtgatggcgcattgcagaGACTTGAGGATGGCATCGATTATGAGGACAactcaaagatcagagagcgaaaatagcCTTTTTAAGAGGTTTGAGCACATGTCAGGAACattggttgagttttggatgcgttttgagagCGCTATGGACCAACAAAGACATACACAGAAGCAGCTTGACAACATGGATAAGCACTC tgACACTACTTTTAACGTTCACACTTACATGATAGCTTTATCTGATGACACAGGTACACGTAAAGCAAGCTGCAGTTGTACGATGTTTGAAAGAACCGGAATCCTATGCCGCCGTATAATATCGATTTTTTCAGCAAGTGGGATAAAGACTATACCAGAAGATTATGTTGTAAATAGATGGATGAAAGAGTATCTCCGATTAAGGATTTTCAATACTAATGGTGAAGGGACAGAAAACATGCAAGTCATCGATGAAAAACAAATTGCAATGTCAATAATGTGTGGAGAAGTTCATGAAGTTGTAGGGCTCCTTCGAAACAAAGGAGTAGCGATGTTGTGA